In one window of Candidatus Scalindua sp. DNA:
- a CDS encoding DUF3034 family protein — translation MKKISMINSLVYLVLIMTAQTVFAGEKVKAPPLPLQNIEGFGGILITGSAYLINPSEEGRVFGLPAGGVTYANIGHGRHMEAFTVSETLWGRLEFGYSLNHLDLGDLPRDIRAGTGIDTIEDSIYMHNFNTRFQILKEGDFKKSWMPALTLGLHYKNNNDSEVIDRRLQGGLNAIGIKDDDGVDVTLYASKMITSLPRPLMINVGVRSTEAAQIGLLGFTENRKTVFEGNFGVLALDNLVIGGEYRQKPDQYDKIPGLIAEEDDWWDGFITYIANDHLTMSIAYMHFGDLLNHEANSAWGVKFKWEF, via the coding sequence ATGAAGAAAATATCTATGATCAATAGTCTGGTTTACCTTGTGCTTATCATGACAGCCCAAACCGTGTTTGCAGGAGAGAAAGTGAAGGCTCCACCACTTCCATTACAAAATATTGAAGGGTTTGGAGGAATCCTCATAACCGGCTCCGCCTATCTCATAAATCCATCAGAAGAGGGCAGGGTTTTCGGGCTGCCGGCCGGTGGTGTGACATATGCTAACATTGGTCATGGAAGACACATGGAAGCATTTACCGTATCTGAAACTCTGTGGGGCCGGCTTGAATTTGGGTATTCTTTAAACCATCTTGATTTAGGTGATTTACCCAGGGATATCCGGGCAGGTACCGGTATAGACACTATAGAGGATTCAATATATATGCATAACTTTAACACCAGGTTTCAGATACTGAAAGAGGGGGACTTTAAGAAATCATGGATGCCGGCCCTGACGTTGGGGCTGCACTATAAGAACAACAATGATTCTGAAGTCATAGACAGACGTTTGCAGGGAGGACTTAATGCTATAGGTATCAAGGATGACGATGGAGTTGATGTAACTCTTTATGCATCTAAAATGATTACATCACTGCCGCGGCCTCTCATGATAAATGTGGGTGTCAGGTCTACTGAAGCTGCCCAGATTGGCCTGCTTGGCTTTACTGAGAATCGGAAAACCGTCTTTGAAGGCAACTTTGGTGTCCTGGCCCTGGACAATCTTGTGATAGGTGGGGAGTATCGTCAAAAACCTGATCAATACGATAAAATCCCGGGACTCATTGCAGAAGAAGATGATTGGTGGGACGGTTTTATAACGTATATAGCTAATGACCATTTGACTATGTCAATAGCCTATATGCACTTCGGCGATCTCCTTAATCATGAGGCCAACAGTGCATGGGGAGTAAAATTCAAATGGGAATTCTAA
- a CDS encoding DUF2294 domain-containing protein — protein sequence MTKCQFEAKISEAIIKFEQEFMGRCPIETVIYIIKDVIYVQLKGVLTPAEEQLAKTSEGAALVKETHVQLLEGAKALLKNIIIEITGCRIKSLHSDISTKTGERVIVFILEQNLESRLKNKEIA from the coding sequence ATGACTAAGTGTCAATTCGAAGCAAAAATCAGTGAAGCAATCATAAAGTTTGAACAAGAATTTATGGGTAGATGCCCTATAGAAACAGTTATCTACATTATAAAGGATGTTATATACGTACAGCTTAAAGGTGTGCTGACTCCGGCTGAAGAACAGTTGGCTAAAACCTCGGAGGGTGCAGCTTTGGTAAAGGAAACTCATGTTCAATTATTAGAGGGAGCCAAGGCTTTATTGAAAAATATTATTATAGAAATTACGGGATGCAGGATAAAAAGTTTACACTCTGATATAAGCACAAAAACAGGAGAGAGGGTAATTGTTTTCATATTAGAGCAGAATCTGGAATCAAGGCTTAAGAATAAGGAAATAGCATGA
- a CDS encoding DUF2294 domain-containing protein: MGKLTKGQLEAKISEALIKFEKDFMGRGPMETNTFIIKDVVLVRLKGVLTPAEEQLAKTSEGALLIKKTRAQLLEGARSLLRNIILDITGCITKSLHSDISTKTGERVIVFILDHDLESEYKG, from the coding sequence ATGGGAAAGTTAACCAAAGGCCAACTGGAAGCGAAAATAAGCGAGGCATTGATAAAGTTTGAAAAAGATTTTATGGGTAGAGGTCCTATGGAAACGAATACCTTCATTATAAAAGATGTAGTATTAGTTCGGCTTAAGGGCGTCCTTACCCCGGCTGAAGAGCAACTTGCCAAGACCTCTGAAGGCGCATTATTGATAAAAAAGACTCGTGCTCAATTATTAGAGGGGGCAAGGTCTTTACTGAGAAATATTATTTTGGATATTACGGGCTGCATCACAAAGAGCCTGCATTCTGACATAAGCACAAAGACAGGAGAGAGGGTAATTGTTTTTATATTAGATCATGATTTAGAATCTGAATATAAAGGTTAG
- a CDS encoding OadG family protein, with protein MEIKLSIQNILDGRGFDISITGMVVVFTALALISAFISLLPAILRIVNRIFPQEEASHAPSLSRSSHTPENEVIAAIGFALHMAKEKHVFND; from the coding sequence ATGGAAATCAAATTAAGTATTCAGAATATCCTGGATGGACGGGGTTTCGACATCTCAATTACCGGTATGGTGGTTGTATTTACAGCACTTGCCTTGATAAGTGCCTTTATCTCCCTCCTTCCCGCTATTTTGAGGATAGTTAACAGGATATTTCCGCAGGAAGAAGCTTCCCATGCCCCTTCTCTGTCACGGAGTTCGCATACACCGGAAAATGAGGTGATAGCAGCAATCGGATTCGCTCTTCACATGGCAAAGGAAAAACATGTTTTTAACGATTAA
- a CDS encoding sodium ion-translocating decarboxylase subunit beta, which translates to MEIFYEFLNTTGFAMMTWGNAIMILVGIIFVSLAIIKDYEPLLLLPIGFGAIVGNIPSIQGMALNVYDEGSVLSYLYYGVSKGIFPPIIFLGIGAMTDFSTMLSNPKLVLLGAAAQIGIFLTLIGALYLGFPPSDAASIGIIGGADGPTAIFLSAKLAPHLLGSIAIAAYSYMALVPVIQPPIMRLLTTRKERLIRMKAPRHVPQREKIIFPVAAFLVAALIAPGALVLIGMLFLGNLLKESCVTERLANTARNAMIDIVTIFLGFSVGASTQAQTFLTHQSLLIFGLGALSFAIATAGGVLFAKLMNLFIREKINPLIGAAGVSAVPDSARVVQMVGQKEDPHNFLLMHAMAPNVAGVIGSAICAGILWSVLVK; encoded by the coding sequence TTGGAAATTTTTTATGAGTTTCTTAATACAACCGGTTTTGCAATGATGACATGGGGCAATGCTATCATGATACTGGTAGGTATCATTTTTGTCTCTCTTGCCATTATCAAAGATTATGAGCCTTTGCTGCTTCTCCCTATCGGATTTGGGGCAATCGTTGGAAATATACCTTCAATTCAGGGAATGGCCCTTAATGTATACGATGAAGGAAGCGTTCTGAGTTATCTGTACTATGGTGTCAGCAAGGGTATATTCCCCCCTATTATATTTCTTGGTATCGGAGCCATGACAGATTTTTCCACTATGCTCTCTAATCCCAAGCTGGTTCTGCTTGGTGCGGCAGCCCAGATAGGGATATTCCTGACGCTAATCGGCGCCTTGTATCTGGGGTTTCCTCCTTCAGATGCCGCATCCATAGGGATCATAGGTGGCGCGGATGGACCTACAGCAATATTTTTGTCAGCTAAACTTGCTCCGCATCTTTTAGGTTCTATTGCCATAGCCGCCTATTCGTACATGGCCCTTGTCCCGGTAATACAACCTCCGATAATGAGACTGCTTACTACCAGAAAGGAACGTCTGATACGGATGAAAGCACCAAGACATGTGCCACAGCGGGAAAAAATCATTTTCCCGGTTGCAGCTTTTCTTGTTGCCGCATTGATTGCTCCGGGTGCCCTGGTGCTCATAGGAATGCTTTTCCTCGGAAATCTCTTAAAGGAAAGTTGTGTGACAGAACGTCTGGCTAATACAGCACGTAATGCGATGATTGATATCGTAACAATCTTTCTCGGATTTTCAGTCGGGGCGAGTACCCAGGCACAAACCTTTCTGACCCATCAATCGCTACTTATTTTTGGTCTGGGTGCCTTGTCATTTGCTATAGCAACTGCAGGCGGCGTACTTTTTGCCAAGTTAATGAACCTCTTTATTCGTGAAAAGATAAATCCTCTTATCGGAGCTGCTGGTGTATCTGCGGTACCTGACTCTGCACGAGTTGTTCAGATGGTTGGACAGAAAGAGGATCCGCACAATTTCCTGCTTATGCATGCCATGGCCCCCAATGTAGCCGGGGTAATCGGCTCGGCTATCTGTGCAGGTATTTTATGGTCTGTACTGGTAAAATAA
- a CDS encoding biotin--[acetyl-CoA-carboxylase] ligase has translation MKFLDPEWHDKLSSTNTVLLDLLKNEETRPSPGFVLAALEQTAGHGRYNRHWISKAGRDLTFSFVISTRKDLEDLASLSQAIALGTASALDTFGILTQTKWPNDILVRGQKIGGILSEQSEIRYEQGQAIVVGVGINVNMQDREEETLIKTATSLRIETGKKYAIKSVLDTLLEILPEWINRWEVGGFPAIREDWIARCVSVGESVTVGDGLDRQTGTLAGFGEKGQLLLRVEDGVMREIWAADISR, from the coding sequence ATGAAATTTCTTGATCCAGAGTGGCACGACAAACTTTCATCGACAAACACCGTTCTGTTAGATTTGCTGAAGAATGAAGAGACAAGGCCATCTCCCGGCTTTGTTCTGGCGGCACTCGAACAGACTGCGGGGCATGGGCGTTATAATCGTCATTGGATTTCCAAGGCTGGGCGGGATTTAACTTTTTCATTTGTTATTTCTACCCGTAAGGATCTTGAAGATTTGGCTTCACTTTCACAGGCAATAGCGTTAGGGACTGCTTCAGCGTTGGATACCTTCGGTATTCTCACACAAACAAAGTGGCCTAACGACATTCTCGTCAGAGGTCAGAAGATAGGGGGAATCCTTTCCGAGCAAAGTGAGATTCGATACGAACAGGGACAAGCGATTGTGGTCGGGGTAGGAATAAACGTAAACATGCAGGATCGTGAAGAAGAGACTCTCATAAAGACTGCGACTTCTCTCAGGATAGAGACAGGGAAAAAGTATGCAATAAAGAGTGTGCTTGATACCCTTTTGGAGATATTACCTGAATGGATTAATCGCTGGGAGGTGGGAGGATTTCCTGCCATTCGTGAAGATTGGATAGCCCGTTGTGTTTCGGTGGGCGAGTCAGTTACTGTTGGTGATGGATTGGATAGACAGACCGGCACACTCGCAGGTTTTGGTGAAAAAGGACAACTCCTTCTTCGTGTTGAAGACGGCGTAATGCGTGAGATCTGGGCCGCTGACATATCCCGGTAG
- a CDS encoding YggS family pyridoxal phosphate-dependent enzyme, whose protein sequence is MSIRENLEYVKKRISDTAVSIGKVAEDITLVMATKTVDVDRIREAVRNGGHIIGENKVQEALKKHAALKDEDAAWHFIGHLQTNKVKDVLKFADMIHSVDRIDLAEKLDQRLLKEGRSMEVLIQVNTSYEESKYGVAPEEAISLVKEASRYETLKIKGLMTIGLFTNDEVKIRKCFKSLKQIHDMIIQESIEGVEMKYLSMGMSGDYHIAIEEGANMVRVGTAIFGARETPDAYYWPSEKSDKG, encoded by the coding sequence ATGTCAATCAGGGAAAATTTAGAATATGTAAAAAAACGGATTTCAGATACAGCTGTCAGTATTGGCAAGGTTGCCGAAGACATTACATTGGTTATGGCAACGAAAACTGTGGATGTAGATCGGATACGGGAGGCCGTTAGAAACGGTGGACACATAATAGGTGAGAATAAGGTTCAGGAAGCACTGAAAAAACATGCAGCACTGAAAGATGAGGATGCTGCATGGCATTTTATTGGCCATTTACAGACCAATAAGGTCAAAGATGTTTTGAAATTTGCCGATATGATCCATTCCGTAGACAGAATAGATCTGGCTGAAAAATTAGACCAGCGTCTTCTGAAAGAGGGGAGGTCAATGGAGGTCCTCATCCAGGTTAACACCTCGTATGAGGAGAGTAAATACGGAGTTGCTCCTGAGGAGGCAATTTCTCTGGTAAAGGAGGCGTCACGGTACGAGACCTTAAAAATTAAAGGACTTATGACAATCGGACTATTTACCAATGATGAAGTAAAGATTCGAAAGTGTTTCAAGTCATTAAAGCAGATTCATGACATGATCATACAAGAGAGTATTGAGGGAGTAGAAATGAAGTATCTCTCCATGGGAATGTCAGGAGATTATCATATTGCAATCGAGGAGGGCGCAAATATGGTGCGTGTGGGTACGGCTATTTTTGGAGCCAGGGAAACACCTGATGCTTATTACTGGCCATCTGAGAAGAGTGACAAAGGGTAA
- a CDS encoding SagB/ThcOx family dehydrogenase: MNTSSNSRNVIKYHEATKHHPERYARSSGYLDWETEPNPFRRFEGVGTIPLPLANADPESGYFGLFKGGGDNFRAFSLQNIAAFLELSMGLSAWKSYAGSSWVLRMNPSSGNLHPTETHLVLPPLPENSDQGGVFHYNPFLHSLEPRTAFNETFWERIHQHFTLRGFLVGLTSVYWREAWKYGERAFRYCNHDVGHAMACLRFSANLFGWKTTFLNSLSSSDIGIILGFPETRWKEFEREEPELLLFVHRGGNSGCVPRTIPSDIISSFGSLHFQGEPNLLSKDHVDWDIIDTVSSMTVKPCTDEKRYHYGDHEYVENRSQVNCGAKIVRQRRSAQAYDGETTIRKEDFFAMLDKTIPRSFSAPFDLELGKISVHLLLFVHRVTGLEAGLYFLIRNDTDHDDIRERCHAHFLWNKVKDTPDTLPLYLLKEGDYVSEATGVSCFQEIAGDGAFSVGMIAKFRENIEKNPYLYRHLFWETGMIGQVLYLEAEAHSVRGTGIGCFFDDLVHEILGLKDNAYQSLYHFTIGGALEDKRITTLPPYHHLEKGKQV; the protein is encoded by the coding sequence ATGAACACAAGTAGTAATTCCAGGAATGTCATAAAATATCACGAAGCCACAAAGCATCATCCTGAACGCTATGCCAGGTCTTCCGGGTATCTTGATTGGGAAACTGAACCAAATCCTTTCCGGCGGTTTGAGGGGGTCGGAACAATACCACTTCCTTTAGCAAATGCTGATCCTGAGTCAGGCTATTTTGGATTATTTAAAGGGGGGGGTGACAACTTCAGGGCCTTTTCCTTACAAAATATAGCGGCCTTTCTCGAATTATCTATGGGACTTTCTGCCTGGAAATCATACGCCGGGAGTTCTTGGGTGCTCCGGATGAATCCCTCAAGTGGAAACCTCCATCCGACCGAGACGCACCTTGTCCTTCCCCCACTACCAGAAAACAGTGATCAGGGAGGAGTGTTTCATTACAACCCCTTCCTGCACTCTTTAGAGCCGAGAACAGCGTTCAACGAAACTTTCTGGGAGAGGATACATCAGCATTTCACCTTGAGAGGTTTTCTTGTCGGGCTTACGAGTGTCTATTGGAGAGAAGCGTGGAAATATGGTGAACGGGCATTCCGCTATTGCAATCATGATGTGGGACACGCCATGGCCTGTTTACGTTTTTCTGCAAATCTTTTTGGATGGAAGACTACCTTTCTCAATTCACTCTCCAGCAGCGATATCGGAATCATCCTGGGATTCCCGGAGACCAGGTGGAAGGAGTTTGAAAGGGAGGAGCCGGAACTCCTTTTGTTTGTTCATAGAGGTGGAAACAGTGGTTGTGTACCGAGAACCATCCCCTCTGACATTATCTCATCCTTCGGATCACTTCATTTTCAGGGAGAACCAAATCTTTTAAGTAAAGATCATGTTGATTGGGATATCATTGATACTGTATCGTCTATGACGGTAAAACCGTGCACGGATGAAAAGAGATATCATTATGGAGATCATGAATATGTTGAGAACAGGTCCCAGGTGAACTGTGGAGCAAAGATCGTTCGCCAAAGGAGAAGTGCCCAGGCATATGACGGAGAAACAACCATTCGAAAAGAAGATTTTTTTGCAATGCTGGATAAGACTATCCCGAGGAGTTTCAGCGCTCCCTTTGATCTTGAGCTGGGAAAGATTTCGGTTCACCTGCTTCTCTTTGTCCATAGGGTAACAGGCCTGGAGGCAGGTCTCTATTTTCTCATCCGTAATGATACTGATCATGACGATATAAGAGAAAGGTGCCACGCTCATTTTTTATGGAATAAGGTAAAAGATACACCCGATACGCTTCCCCTCTACCTCTTGAAAGAGGGAGACTATGTATCTGAAGCAACGGGGGTAAGCTGCTTTCAGGAGATTGCAGGAGATGGAGCATTTTCAGTTGGGATGATTGCAAAGTTCAGGGAAAACATTGAAAAGAATCCTTATCTGTACCGTCATCTTTTCTGGGAGACAGGGATGATCGGACAGGTCCTTTATCTTGAAGCAGAGGCCCATTCAGTGAGAGGAACCGGAATCGGATGTTTTTTTGATGATTTAGTCCATGAAATTCTGGGGTTGAAAGATAATGCATACCAAAGCCTCTATCATTTTACCATTGGAGGGGCATTGGAAGATAAGAGGATAACGACATTGCCACCTTATCACCATCTGGAAAAGGGTAAACAGGTATGA
- the prmC gene encoding peptide chain release factor N(5)-glutamine methyltransferase, with the protein MTQIQESDTIRNLLNWAVITLKKSNIEFPQSDAATLLSHALSCNTLELYTQRDKVLRETEVFACKRVVAQRASRVPLQYIIGQTEFMSRGFTIDKRVLIPRPETEMLVERALDLVKSGPFSDRKLIILDIGTGSGIIAVSLAIHLKESHVYASDISKESLDVAETNVKNLEVTEQVSLLKGYLFDAFDGKLRKGSVDLVVSNPPYVTETELPCLEPEIKDHEPLRALVAAEDGLYYLKRIVNGSPEWLRSDGYLILEIGETQAESVAQIMVHSGCFTDIQIFQDLQKRDRIVSARRK; encoded by the coding sequence ATGACACAAATTCAAGAATCGGATACCATACGCAATCTGCTCAATTGGGCAGTTATCACATTAAAGAAATCGAATATTGAATTCCCGCAAAGTGATGCGGCAACGTTGCTCTCTCATGCCTTGTCATGTAATACACTTGAACTTTATACACAACGTGATAAAGTACTACGAGAAACAGAAGTCTTTGCCTGTAAAAGAGTTGTTGCTCAAAGAGCCAGCCGTGTTCCACTACAGTATATCATAGGACAAACTGAATTCATGTCACGTGGTTTCACTATAGATAAACGGGTCTTAATCCCCAGACCCGAGACAGAGATGCTCGTAGAAAGAGCCCTGGACCTGGTAAAGAGTGGGCCATTTTCAGATAGAAAATTAATCATTTTAGATATCGGAACCGGTAGCGGAATTATTGCCGTGTCCCTGGCCATTCATCTTAAAGAGAGCCATGTGTATGCAAGTGATATCTCAAAAGAATCTCTGGATGTCGCAGAGACAAATGTGAAAAATCTTGAGGTTACGGAACAGGTAAGTCTGCTCAAAGGGTATCTTTTCGATGCATTTGATGGAAAACTACGCAAGGGGAGCGTTGATCTTGTTGTCTCAAATCCTCCTTATGTTACAGAAACCGAGCTGCCCTGTCTGGAACCTGAAATAAAAGATCATGAACCACTCAGGGCATTGGTTGCAGCTGAGGATGGATTGTACTATCTTAAACGGATAGTCAACGGTTCTCCTGAGTGGCTGAGGTCTGATGGTTATTTAATCCTGGAAATTGGAGAGACACAGGCTGAAAGTGTTGCTCAGATCATGGTACATTCCGGGTGCTTCACAGATATTCAAATTTTTCAGGATCTTCAGAAACGAGACCGTATTGTATCAGCCAGAAGAAAATAG